A genomic region of Aureimonas populi contains the following coding sequences:
- a CDS encoding bifunctional diguanylate cyclase/phosphodiesterase, with protein sequence MAPLLLALATTHSAGFVLAAVGVGIVSAWLLFVLLPRTRKLSGWARIGWMALVATTAGLGVWTTHFIAMLGYRPDLLFGFDGWVTAGSALIGVVFVGMPVALSGCTSRRFLRIALGAVAGLGTGAMHFAGMAALRGCVIEHAPDGVILALTVSALLMAAALGVPRSLPGRTIAAALFVAAVCSVHFTSLAHARIVSVVPLRNAVDPTTLGIVILSVVSVFFLGAFMWLASATRIEANRRTDMRLLSTALHNMSNGLMLVDEDGRIRIVNERMLEFLNLRRFKDDIGLPWRDYVRRMGVQLRWSPRWEAGVVANYEHWMSATEATVTEHALRDGRILKIACKPLGGGGAVFTYDDVTTERSVQRQVAHMAFHDALTGLPNRRTFQDRLTGILAGDGTVSLLMIDLDRFKQVNDTLGHAVGDDLLVEVARRLREATGVEDFVARLGGDELAVLHAGDEDSAERLAESLIAILSQPLSVGKHVLMIGASIGITSSDRSREEAALLQQADLALYRAKARGRSQAQRYEPGMHEEAIRRRMLESALSRALAAEEFHLLYQPLYHLADGQLMGFEALLRWDSREHGAISPADFIPLAEETGAIIEIGEWVLRQACRHAASLPPTLHVAVNVSPVQLHYNAFMASVARILAETGLAPERLEIELTETAMVKDGAMIAAKLSGLRTLGVRIAMDDFGTGYSSLTHLCDFNLDRIKIDRSFLEAAPTDGAAMAVLRAITQMGRDLGVPTIAEGVETEGQMTLLRELGCDAVQGFHLGRPMSAADTRVLVFGPSPEELRTA encoded by the coding sequence ATGGCGCCGCTTCTCCTTGCTCTTGCCACCACGCATTCCGCGGGCTTCGTGCTGGCGGCGGTCGGCGTCGGCATCGTCTCGGCGTGGCTGCTCTTCGTGCTCTTGCCCCGAACGCGGAAGCTGTCGGGCTGGGCGCGCATTGGCTGGATGGCACTGGTCGCCACAACGGCCGGCCTCGGCGTCTGGACGACGCATTTCATCGCCATGCTCGGCTACCGGCCAGACCTGCTTTTCGGCTTCGATGGCTGGGTGACGGCAGGATCGGCGCTCATCGGCGTTGTCTTCGTGGGTATGCCCGTCGCGCTGAGCGGCTGTACGAGCCGGCGCTTCCTGCGCATCGCGCTGGGGGCCGTCGCGGGGCTGGGCACCGGCGCCATGCACTTCGCCGGCATGGCCGCCCTGCGCGGCTGTGTCATCGAGCATGCGCCGGACGGCGTGATTCTTGCCCTGACCGTCAGCGCCCTGTTGATGGCGGCGGCGCTTGGCGTGCCACGCTCGCTCCCCGGCAGGACGATCGCCGCCGCCCTCTTCGTCGCCGCCGTTTGCAGCGTGCATTTCACCTCCTTGGCCCACGCCAGGATCGTCAGCGTCGTCCCTCTGCGCAATGCGGTCGATCCGACCACACTCGGTATCGTCATCCTCAGCGTCGTCAGCGTCTTCTTCCTGGGCGCCTTCATGTGGCTGGCCTCGGCCACGCGCATCGAAGCCAACCGCCGCACTGACATGCGCCTCCTGTCCACCGCACTTCACAACATGTCGAACGGCCTGATGCTGGTCGATGAAGACGGCCGAATCCGCATTGTGAACGAGCGGATGCTCGAGTTCCTCAACCTTCGTCGCTTCAAGGACGATATCGGCCTGCCCTGGCGCGACTATGTGCGGCGCATGGGTGTCCAGTTGCGCTGGAGCCCGCGCTGGGAGGCCGGCGTTGTTGCCAATTACGAACACTGGATGAGCGCGACCGAGGCGACCGTCACGGAGCACGCGCTGCGCGACGGGCGCATCCTGAAGATCGCGTGCAAGCCATTGGGCGGCGGCGGCGCGGTCTTCACCTATGACGACGTGACCACGGAACGGAGCGTGCAGCGGCAGGTTGCCCATATGGCGTTCCACGACGCGCTGACGGGGCTGCCGAACCGGCGCACCTTTCAGGATCGCCTGACCGGCATTCTCGCCGGCGACGGCACCGTCTCGCTCCTGATGATCGACCTCGACCGGTTCAAGCAGGTCAACGACACGCTGGGCCACGCGGTCGGCGACGATCTTCTCGTCGAGGTGGCGCGGCGCCTGCGCGAAGCGACGGGCGTGGAGGACTTCGTGGCGCGGCTGGGGGGCGACGAGCTGGCCGTCCTGCACGCGGGGGACGAGGACAGCGCCGAGCGGCTTGCGGAGAGCCTGATCGCCATCCTCAGCCAACCCCTGAGCGTGGGAAAGCACGTGCTGATGATCGGCGCGAGCATCGGCATCACCTCGAGCGACCGTTCTCGGGAGGAGGCCGCCCTCCTCCAGCAGGCGGATCTTGCGCTCTACCGTGCCAAGGCGCGCGGCCGCAGCCAGGCGCAGCGCTATGAGCCGGGAATGCACGAGGAGGCCATCAGGCGCCGGATGCTGGAATCGGCCTTGTCCCGCGCGCTGGCCGCCGAGGAATTCCACCTGCTCTACCAGCCGCTCTACCATCTGGCGGACGGGCAGCTCATGGGGTTCGAGGCGCTCCTGCGCTGGGACAGCCGCGAGCACGGCGCGATCTCTCCGGCAGACTTCATTCCGCTGGCCGAGGAGACCGGCGCGATCATCGAGATCGGCGAATGGGTTTTGCGGCAGGCCTGCCGCCACGCGGCCAGCCTGCCACCCACCCTGCATGTGGCGGTCAATGTCTCGCCCGTGCAGCTTCACTACAACGCCTTCATGGCCAGTGTCGCACGCATTCTGGCCGAGACGGGCCTTGCGCCGGAAAGGCTCGAGATCGAACTGACCGAGACGGCCATGGTGAAGGACGGAGCCATGATCGCGGCCAAGCTCTCGGGGCTGCGCACGCTGGGCGTGCGCATCGCCATGGATGATTTCGGCACGGGCTACTCCTCGCTCACCCATTTGTGCGACTTCAACCTCGACCGGATCAAGATCGACCGGAGCTTCCTGGAAGCGGCGCCCACCGATGGCGCGGCCATGGCGGTCCTGCGCGCCATCACGCAGATGGGGCGGGACCTGGGGGTGCCCACCATCGCCGAGGGGGTGGAGACCGAAGGCCAGATGACGCTCTTGCGCGAGCTGGGCTGCGACGCCGTGCAGGGCTTCCATCTCGGCCGCCCGATGAGTGCGGCCGATACGCGGGTGCTCGTCTTCGGCCCCTCGCCCGAGGAGTTGCGCACCGCCTGA